In Nonlabens agnitus, the DNA window GTCTGACTTATGATAAAATCCGAAACACTTGAATTACTTCTTGAATCAACATTAAAGACATTCTTGAGGTTCAAATTAAAAATCCAAGAACTGCTAGGTGGTTTGTATTGACCAGATATATCCATTAATCCGAATTGACGACTAACACCTGTAGTGAGATTCTTAAAATAGGTTTGCGAAAAATCTGATTCAACGATCCAGTTATCTCCAATGTCATGACTTAGGTTTATATCAAAACTTGTATTTAAAAATCTATTAGTATTAAATCCGTCGTATGAATTAAACTGCTGCCGAAACGAGGCGTTGAGATTTACAAACTTTTTATAGGAAGAAACCGCACTAAGTTTATATCCATAATTAAGAACATCTAAGCTTACTATGTCATCGTTGATCAAGTCGCTGCTCGATGAGATTCTAAAGTTCGGATTCAACCCAAAACGCCAGTTAGGCTCTAAGTGAAGATAAGATACATTCAAACTCACGGCGGAGTTAGGCTCTCGCAAAAATATATAGGTTGTAATTTGATCAATGCTGTCGAAATCTCTTGATGCCTGTATAGATCCATTGCTAGCATTAATAGATGCTGAACCTGTAAATAGATATCCTTTATTGCGGCCACCAGCACTGTAGAATAATCTAGTATTGTGATTATACCGTTCGTCTAGTTCTGGATTACCTCGAAAAATTCTATTATAGCCAGTCAACCTGAATCTATTCGCCAAAGCTGTACTGTTGGGTAAGGAAACGGATGTTTCATAATTAAAGCTTATTTTTTTACCACCCAGTAGTGATACTTCATAATCAATTGCAGGCAGTAATTTTGTTGCAGTCGTCTGTTGTAATGGTTGATCTAGATTTTGTGACGAATAATCATAGCGATTAAGCATAAACCCAAAAGTCAAATTATGCATCTCATTCTTAAACGTATGGTTCAGTCCAGCACCATAAGCAGTTAGTTTGTACTCAAGGTCATTATTAAAACCGCTATTTTGAAAGGAAACTTGCGTGCCATCGCTTAAGAGTTCTTGATCCAAGGTGTTATAATCTTCAAGTGTATGATCTATATTAACGCGTGCATTAATCTGGCTCCTACGACCATAATTCCAGAAATAATCAAAGCTTGAGCCTATCTTAAAATTCTCTGAATTCCTATTCTGATCCAGCAATAGGTCATTTGGATCTCCCGAGAAATCTAGTAAGCTAGAGAAGACAGGCTGATTGAAATTGTAAAGTGTAGCGTCATCATTTTTACCTGCCTTTACCTCACTTTCCCATTTAATAAAAGATTTATCAGACCATTGCGCATTGTGTGTCGCTTTGAGGTCAATGGAGTAATCTGACAAGTCGCTATTACTATTTGTAAATCGATCCTCGCGATTGGATATCTGGGAAAGTATACCATCGTTTGAGTTAGAAAATGCGGTACGCAGCAGGCCCGTAAAATCCCAATAATTCTTGATGGTCTTGCGGTACTGCCATTTTAATTTTGTCAATCCCAATAAAGCATCTACTTCACTATTATCTATCAAAACTTCATCCAACTGTTGCTGTGGATAAAATCTATTCGCAACTGATTTGAATTGTGATTGATCATCCAACCAAACGGAGTAGGCAGTAAATGTAGATCGCGGATTCACTTCACTAACCGCGTTAAATGCGCCGACTATATTTCTGTTTTGAGTGAAATCCTCTCGATTAAGGTACCGACCAAAACTTGAATTTTGAAGCGCAAAATAGGCTTTTGCATCATTCAATAGCAGTGATTGGCCACCCTCAAAATCAATATAATCCTGTAAGGTAAAGACACGCTGCCCATCATTGCTGACACCTGAAATAAAATTGAGGCCTAGCTTTTTAGAATAGTAAAACAGGTTTGCATGCGACCTATAAATATTCTCGTAACCACCGCCAACACCTATCTCACCAAAAAAGAAGTTGCGCTTATCTTCCTTCAATTTGATATTAAGCGCGATCTGCTCGCTATCTCGCAAATTTTTCATGAAAGGAATAGGGTCATAGTTTTGGACAATCTCTATCTCATCAATAACATCGCTGGGAATATTGTTAACGCCCAGTTTTTCATCACCAGAGAAAAACACCTTTCCATCCACCATCAATGTAGTCACATCTTCACCATTTACTTTTACATTGCCACGACCATCAACCTCAACGCCAGGAATCTTTTCTAGAATATCTCTTGCTTTGCGTTCATTTCCAGTTAAGAAATATTCAACGCGATAAGCAGTTGTATCGCCTCTTTGAAGAATTGGCGCACGCGCTTTTACTAGAATGCTATCAAGGGATTCAGTACTTTTTTCTAAGATGTAATTTTTTCTTCTGTCCTGTAACAGATTTACCGTGTCGCTAATTGTTATATAACCAATAGACCTTACGGTTACTACATAATCTATCGATGGCGTAAGTTGCAATTGATACTTTCCATCAAGGTCTGCACTGGCAAACTTGAAATCGTTAGTATTTATTCCTTTGGCAATAACCGTTGCTGAAGGAACAATTTCATTTTCAATGGAAATGATTACGCCAGACTGCACAACGATATTTTGTCCATGACAAAAAAATACCAGCAATAATGCTGGTATAATAGATAATAAATAAGTTCTTTTTATTAACAATTAATTATTATTTCGAGATCTGCTCCGTTTATCCTTTAATCTTTTGCTTGCTTCTTTATTTGATTCTGTAAAAGAGATTTTCTCATTTATTGGTAGAGTAATATTACAATTATCCTTTTCAATAATTTCGGAAGCGACAAATTCCCATTGCTGATCATTATAATATAATATTAAACCCGGAAGTCCAATAGCATCTCTTAATCCCGAATCCACGGCGATATCTGGCGTAAACCAAACTTCAAGATCCCTATCTAAATTTGGATATTCCGTAAAGCTTAACTTTTTAGTTGCCTTCAAGCAACTGTAACCCGCAATTATTTTAGCTTCGTTGCCTATTTTCCATTTATTCGTATTATAGTCTGCTACAACTAGACGCTTGAATCTTCGATCTACATTACCTGATTCGTCTGCAGATGATAGCCAACTACTATTTTCTATAAGCACCTTAGCTAGGACTACATTGGCCAAATCAGCTCCGTTTTCTGGTATTATAGAAAAGTAGGATTGGTTATCACAAACGTTTAAAATTCCAGAACTGCTATTTAGAACTTTAACTGATGGTTCTAACAAGTTTCGGTAATTTTCATTCTTTTCAGAATCTACCCTTTTCTTTGTAAAATATTTTACAGAGTACTCTATTTGTAATTGACTATAACAAAGTAAATTGAAAGAAAAAACAAAAATAATTGAAATGGTAAATCTCATTTTATTTTAACTTTTTTATTCAATTATTGCTAGTTCTAGCAATTGACCATTTAGAGCGCTACAGTTATAAAAAACATCATCCCAAACAGCATCAACAACATCTGGATGAAGAAAATAAGTATCTTCTCTCAAATCCTCAATAACACCATCTGCTTTAGCAAAACAATCGACATCTCCTTCTTCTATCTGAATATTTTCTGTTCCGATAAAACTCATACTTCCTAAGGCAACAAAGCCTACAAATAAAACTCTTTTCATAATAAATTGATTATAGTTAGCCATAAAGGAAGTAAAGTAAAGTAAACAAGTTTTTAAATAGAAAATTGAAAACAAATAATTTGATAGAAGATTAATATCAAATCTGACTATCAATAATTATCGTGACAGGACCATCATTGACCAGTCTCACTTGCATATCTGCCCCAAAGGAACCTGTGGGAATGGATTTATTTCGCTTTCGCGAAAGCGAACTTACAAAAGCCTCATACAACGGTATGGCAACCTCTGGTTTTGCCGCATTGATATAACTGGGACGATTCCCTTTTTTAGTTTGTGCATACAAAGTGAATTGGGATACGACCAAAATATCGCCATCGATCTCATCAATACTTAAATTCATCTTTCCAGTATTGTCGGCAAATACACGTAAGCCACAAATCTTGCGCACCAGGTAATCGATGTCCTCACTGGTGTCTGTGGCCGTGATGCCAATCAAAACCAGCAATCCACGGTTAATGGAACCTAGGCTTTGTCCACCACTATGTACACTGGCATTAGAAACTCTCTGTACGACTACTCTCATTGAACGGCGTGTTTATCAGTGCGGTAATTATCCTCATCGCCATTGACGATCTGGACATAACTTTCATAGCGACTTAGGTGGATTTCATCATTCTCGACAGCTTCTTTGACGGCGCATTTAGGCTCTTCTATATGCAGGCAGTTATGAAACTTACAGTCTTGTTGACGCGATGCGATCTCTGGAAAATAGCCACCTATTTCTTCTTTTTCCATATCCACAACCCCAAAACCTTTGATTCCAGGCGTGTCGATCAGACGAGCGCCAAAACTTAGGTCAAACATCTCGGCAAATGTCGTCGTATGTTGTCCTTGCTGGTGCTGGTCAGAAATCTTTTTGGTTTTTAAGTCCAGTCCAGGTTCGACTGCGTTTGCTAACGTACTTTTTCCAGCACCACTATGGCCGGCAAACATGCTGGTTTTTTCCTGCATTTTATCTTTGACCTGATCTATGTTCTTACCGGTTTCTGCACTTATGGCGATGCAATCGTATCCTATGGATTTATAGAGATGCATGAGGTAGCGTACCTCATCAAGCTCTGTCATCGTGAGCATCTCTTCACCCGTTTCTGGATCGATGGCAACTTGATCCTGATCGTCATTATAGGTATCAATCTTGTTGAATACCAACACTGCCGGAATATGATACGCCTCTGCCGTGACTAAAAATCGATCAATGAACGAGGTAAATGTTGGCGGATTATTTAAGGTCACCAAAAGAAAAACCTGATCGACATTTGCCGCGATGATGTGCGTTTGCTTAGAAAGGTTTACTGATTTACGGACGATGTAATTCTCGCGCTCATGAATCACGTTGATGATGCCTATTTCTTCATCACCTTTTTTTTCGATCTCAAAATCAACTTGATCACCTACAGCAACAGGATTGGTACTCTTGATTCCCTTTAAGCGGAATTTACCCTTGATTCTACAAGAATAAAAAGCGCCATCAGTTCCTTTTACCTCGTACCAACTACCGGTCGACCTGTAAACGATTCCCGTCATTTAGTTTTTGAGTAAGTTTTTCATATTCAAAATTAAGGTATTTGAAAAGAGAAAGTAAACTCTTCTCAAACACCTTTGCTTCATTGCTTCTTATTTTGAAATGTTTACAATCTTCTCTTGGTGATTGATGGATTCCTGGTGTATCGCTTTGAAAACCTTAAGAATGAATTCCTCACTTAAACCATGACCTTCACCTTCCAGGATCATTTTTCCTAGAATCTCGTTCCATCTTTTGGATTGTAAAACGGCTACGTTTCTGGATTTTTTTAATTCACCTATAGAGTCTGCCGTTTTCATACGCTTGCCCAACGTCTCGATTAGGGCATTGTCAATTACATCAATCTGTGCGCGCAACTGACCCAATTTTGCTTGATATCCAGCCTCATCGTCCATCTCTTTACGTATTTTCAAATCCTTGGTGATCTGGATCAAACTCGATGGTGTTACTTGCTGTGCGGCATCACTCCATGCATTGTCTGGATCGATGTGCGTCTCGATCATCAAACCGTCATAGTTAAGGTCAAGTGCGGTTTGGGATACTTCCAGGATCATATCACGTTTTCCCGTAATGTGTGATGGGTCACAGATAAGCGGTATGTCTGGGTATTTCGTTTGGAAATCCACAGCAATTTGCCATTCTGGATTGTTACGGTACTTTGATTTATCATAGGTGGAGAAACCTCTATGTATCACACCTAGATTTTTGATGTTTGCAGTATATAATCGCTCCAAAGCTCCAATCCATAAAGCTAGATCTGGATTCACTGGATTCTTTACTAAAACCACTTTATCAGTTCCTTCCAATGCATCTGCAATTTCCTGAACAATAAAGGGACTCACGGTAGATCGTGCACCTATCCATAGAAGATCGATATCGTGTTCTAGAGCAAGATCCACGTGGGCTTTGTTGGCTACCTCGGTTGCAGTAAGCAGTCCGGTTTCCTTTTTGGCTTTTTGAAGCCACTTCAATCCTATGGCGCCTACTCCTTCAAAGTTTCCTGGTCGTGTTCTAGGTTTCCAGATTCCTGCACGTAAATATGTAGTATCGCTTTCCTTCAATTCATGGGCGATCTTAAGGACTTGTTCTTCAGTTTCTGCACTACAAGGTCCCGCGATCACTAGCGGATGGTTCAATTGATGGGCGTCCAGCCAGTTTCTGTACTCTATCTTATTTTCCATTTTGTATTCCTTTTAAAATCGTTTTAATTCGGTTGGTTTGTTCCATATCGTCGTATATGGCTTTGTAGTTATTGGTGTTTACGCTTTCGCGAAAGCGAACTAAATTTTCAATATATCCGTCCAGACTGTCCAGTACGTGTTTCTTATTCTGCGCAAAAATGGGCGTCCACATCGCTGGCGAACTTTTAGCCAGGCGTACAGTACTTTCAAAACCGCTGCCGGCGAGATCAAAGATGTCGCGCTCACTTTCTTCTTCCTGAATCACGGTTTTTCCCAGCATAAAGCTTGAAATGTGTGACAGGTGCGAGACAAAGGCAATGTGACGGTCGTGGGCTGCCGGCGTCATATAACGCACCCGCATGCCCAAGAGATCAAAAAGCTGCTTCGCGGTTTCCTGCAATTTGAATGCGGTCTTTTCTACCTCGCAAACAATCATGGTTTTATCATTAAACAGGGATTTTATCGCGGCGTCTGGCCCAGAAAACTCTGTTCCCGCAATGGGATGTGCCGCAAGAAACTGTCTTCTATTCTTGTGGTTTTCTACCGTTTTGCAAATCGCTTCTTTAGTAGAGCCCACATCCATGACCAGCGCCTGTTCTGGCACAAGATCCAGCACCTGCGGCAATACTTCAAGAGCTGCATCTACAGGAACCGAAATCAAGACAAGGTCTGCATTAACCACGTCTTTTATACTAGCTACCTGATCCACGATACCGTTTTCTACCGCACGTTTTGCATGCGATTCATTCTGGTCAACGCCGTAAAAAACAGCATCCTTGAAATGCTCCCGCAAGTCTAGCAACATGGATCCACCTATAAGACCGGTACCTATGAGAAATACGTTTTTCATGCATTCTCTTTTTTAGATACCCTTTCAAGCATCGTAGCTATTTCCTCTTCTTTAACACAAAGAGAAAACCGAACGTAGCCAGCACCATTCTTACCAAAAATGCTTCCTGGTGTAATGAAGATGTGCTTGTTATGTAACACATCATCCACAAACTCCTTATCGTCATGCATGCCGTCTGGTAACTTGCACCATACAAATAAACCACCAGTTTGCGGTTCTGGTTTTAGTTTGAGAGCATGTGCAACTTGTAGTGTCAATTCTCTTCTTTGGGTATAGATTTCATCTTGATGCGCCAGCCACTGTGCATCTGTTTTTAAGGCTGCGATGGCGCCCTTTTGCACACCGTAGAACATACCGCTGTCCATATTGGTCTTGACTTTAAGAACTTCTTTCAATACTTCTGCATTTCCTGTCAACATCCCAACACGCCAGCCAGCCATGTTGAAGGTTTTACTGATGGAATTAAGCTCCAGCGCACAATCCAGTGATCCTTCTACTTGATGGATGCTGATCTTTTTTTCATAACCTACACAACTGTACGGATTGTCATTCACCAATAAAATGTTATGCTTACGCGCAAAAGCCACTAATCGCTCAAATACGTCAAGATTTCCTGCGGCTCCAGTAGGCATGTTGGGATAATTGGTCCACATGAGTTTGACTCTGGAAAGGTCAAGTTTTTCAAGTGCTTCAAAATCTGGCATCCAGTGGTTTGCTGCCGTTAAATTGTAGGTGACCGCTTGCGCCTCGCACAACTTTGTTGCACTGGCGTAGGTTGGGTAACCAGGATCTGGAATCAAGACCTGATCGCCTGGATTTAAAAATGCTAGTGATATATGCAAAATACCTTCTTTACTTCCCATCAAGGGTATGATCTCTGTCTCTGGGTTAAGCTGAACATGGTAGTACGACTGATAAAAATCTGCCATCGACTGGCGCAATTCTGGCAAGCCGAGGTAACTTTGGTATCCATGCGCCTTGTCATCCTGCAATGCTTCTATTAATGCTGGGATCACATGATCTGGAGGCAGCAAGTCTGGGCTGCCTATACCTGCATTGATAATAGGTTTGCCTTCATTCATCAATGCGCGTACCTCGCGTAATTTTGTGGCGAAGTAATATTCTTGAACGCTATCAAGTCTTTTTGCTGTTGCTATCATAATGTAGCGCTTTTATAGATTCCTAAGACCGTCAACTCTTTTATGTAGGGCTGGATTTGCTGTCTTGCTTTAGTAAATTGATCTAATGCCTCAAATTCTAGGTCTGCCACAAAAGAGAATAGGAAAGGCTTATCCACAATTGGAATGGATTGAATTTTAGTAAGGTTGATGCGCTGTGCGCCAAAAATCGTCAATATACGCGCCAGCGATCCAGCCTCGTGACTGCTCACAAAGTTGATGGTCGCCTTGTTGGGTTCCTGTTGATCCTCTTGTTCCTTTTCTACCACTACAAATCTGGTAGCGTTGTTTTTGATTTCTTGAATGTCACTGGCAATAATGTCCAAATCATAGATGGTCGCTGCGATGCTGGACGCTATGGCTGCAATACCTTTTTTACCATCACGCTGTATACGGTAGGCCGCTGCCGCGGTATCATCAGTTTCTACGAGTTTTATTTCAGGATAGTCTCTGAAAAATGGCTTGCATTGCAACAAGGCCATGGGATGCGATTGCACCTCGACAATGTCATCCAGTGATTGACCCTTGAGAGCCATGAGTTGGTGGTCAATATCCAGATAGCACTCTGCAGTAATGTTCAGCCCATTTTCACTAATTAGTGTATAATTAGGCAAGATGCTACCAGCGATGGAATTGCCTATGGCCATGACGCCTTTATCCACATCGCCTTGAGCCACGGCACGACTCAATTGGTCAAAGGTGCTGCACTCCAGCAGCTCAACCTCTCCATACAATAGATCTGCCACTTGATGGTGGTACGATCCCTTTACACCTTGTATTGCAACCTTCATTTGATCCTATAAAAAAAGTCCTGAATGATTCAGGACTTTATTGTGAGTGATATATTTTAAATTACTTCAATAGAGTCCGTTCTTCCATAAAATAGAAGTAGTAACGTGACCAGAAGTAAGTTGTTGAATTCATAATAAGCGGCTAATGTAAAATACTTTATTTAAAACACATAGAAAAAACTTAATATTTAAATAAAAAGATTACGATAACGTTATTGTTGTGGATAATGTTATCGCTTTCGCGAAAGCGAACTCTTCACAATTCCTATCTTTACCTTATGTCTATTGAAGTTTCCAACATCACAAAAACATACGGCAGCCAAAAGGCGCTGGATGACGTTTCATTCTCCATTAAATCTGGAGAGATCGTTGGCTTTTTGGGGCCCAATGGTGCTGGAAAATCTACCATGATGCGTATTCTAACGACTTATCTTAATGCCGATGAAGGCACCGCGACAGTCAATGGAAAAAATGTAACGACTGAATCCAGAGCGGTACAAAGTTCCATAGGCTACCTGCCAGAGAACAACCCGCTATATCCAGATATGTATGTGAAGGAATACCTCGCATTTAGCGCTAGTATTTATAAGGTTTCAAACGCTTCCCAGCGCATTGAAGCCGTGATTCTGGAAACGGGTCTGGAATCCCATAAGAACAAAAAGATCCAAGAGCTTTCCAAAGGTTACAAACAACGTGTTGGTCTGGCCAATGCCTTGCTGCACGAGCCCAAGGTCTTGATCCTTGATGAACCTACCACAGGTCTGGATCCAAATCAACTGGTAGAGATACGCAGTCTGATACGCAAGGTATCCCAAAACACGACCATCCTACTTTCCACGCATATTATGCAAGAAGTTGAGGCTATGTGTGATCGAGTGATCATCATCAATAAAGGACAAATCGTCGCCGATGATTATCTAAAGAATCTCAAAAGCGATGAGATCCAGGTAATCGATGTTGAGTTTGACTATCGCGTCGAGCCTGAATTGTTACAGCGTATTCCTCTCGTACGCGAAGTCAAAGAACTTCACGGCTTCAATTACCGGTTGCGTTTTGAAACCAAAAAAGACCAGCGCAGCGGCGTTTTTGACTTTGCCCATGACAATGAGTTAAAGATTTTGTCTTTAAATAAAAAGAATAAGAATCTCGAGGCGATGTTTCAGGAGTTGACGGGTGAATAAAAATCTAACTTTGTCCTTTGTACTTCTTACTAAATAACAAAAAACCTAAAACAAAACCTCTTCTGGCGCAAAGACTGGAATGCTGGCGTGTTTAAAATCCTTTTTGTTTCTGGTAATGAAGCCATCGACGCCTTTTATGGATGCGGCGCATTCAAATTGTACAGCGTCTTCGTAATCGCTAATTGGATGAGAAACCGCTCTACGTAACATGGAAGAATCTGCGGGAACAATGGTCAACAGATCTAGAATTTTTCCAATAACCTCTGTAGCAGATCTATTGTCCAATGATCTAGACAAGATATAGTGTGTTGTCGTGATACTAATCGCAGAGGAAAATAGCTCCCACTTTTCCTTTTTTGCGGTTTCAAATAATTGAGCAGCAACCTTTCCAAATGGCGCTCTCATAGTCACAAGATCGATTAGTATGTTGGTGTCAAGGAAATATTTCATCCTATTGCTTTGAATAACGCTCTTCTCTAATCATATCACGATCTTTCACATAATCAATATCCAAAGGAGCGACACCAGCAATTCCACGGAGAAACTCTGGTAATTTCCATTCACCACTTTTATTTTTCGATTTTCGGTTTTGAGTTCTGTATGATGTATCAGGTTCGTTTATAGTTGAGCCATTCAATATCCTTTGAAGGGTACTTTCTATCAATTCAGATAAGCTACGATCCGTTCCTTGAGCATAATCCTTTGCCTTTTGAATTACAGCTTCGTCGATACTTAATGTGAGTTTCTTTTTCATGATACGTGTACTTTATTTAAATATACGTATAAAATATTATTCCTGTTGATATAAAAGGATTCCACATCTTTGCAGCATGTTCAGAAAAGAAAGACATTTTTACATTATAAAGCTACAGTACCTAGGCTTCCGGTTTCATGGTTGGCAAAAGCAGCCGGATCTTCCTACCGTAGAACGTATGGTGCAGCGCACGTTGCGATTTGTTCTTGATCATTCCAATTTTAAAGTGCTTGCTGCAGGTAGAACAGATGCTCGAGTGTCCGTCAATGAAACGGCGATTGAATTGTTTCTTGATGACGATCCCATTGTAGATCTTGATGTCTTTCTAAAAGAATTCAACCTCAACCTGCCTAGTGACATTAGAGCATTGAGCATTGAGCCTACCACAGCAGACTTTAATATCATCAACGCGCCCAAGCTCAAGGAGTACATTTATCTTTTCTCGCATGGCGAGAAATTCCATCCTTTTTGTGCGCCGCTTATGGTGTACATGAAAACAGAACTTGACATTGAGCTCATGAAAAAAGCAGCGCAACTGTTTGTGGGCGAGAAGGATTTCTGGTCCTATACCTATAAACCTACTACGGGAACCACTACGACCAGCGTGGTAGAAAGCTGTTATATCGAAGAAAACAATCTCTTTACAGCAAACTTTTTCCCTGAGGAGAGTTTCTGCTTTCGCGTAGGCGGTAAAGGTTTCAAACGCCACCAGGTGCGACTCATGATGGGAGCACTTTTTGATCTGGGAATGGGAAAAATGAGTTGGACCGAATTTGAGCAAACGCTCGATGGCTCCAATCAGATTCATTTATCGCACATTGCTCCCAGCAGCGGGCTGATACTTTTTAGAACGGAATTAACACAGTAAGAGCGCTTACCGCTTATTATTGTACCAACAAATAATTTATCACAACATCATGAAAAACATACTTTTAGCCGCAGCTGCCATGGCGATCACTTTTACAGCAACCGCTCAGGAATTTGCTGAATTGGACAAGAGCCCGATGGATGCCGCTTATTATCCAGCACAAGCTACAAAGCGCGCTTTCGCGAAAACGGACGAGCAAAAAGCAGCCCTGCAACCACAAATCAGAGTGCTGTACAGCAGACCTAGTCTTAACGGTCGTAACGTATTCACGGCAACTGACGAGAAAGGTTCTGGTATAACAAAATATGGATCCAAATGGAGACTAGGCGCTAACGAGAGTACTGAGATCATGCTGATGCAGAATGCCGTAATCGGAGGAAAAAACCTTATGGCAGGCCGTTACACTGTGGTTGTGGTACCTCAAGAAAATGAGTGGACCGTACACATCAATAGTGAGAATGACGGTTGGGGAAACTTCAGCCATAAAAACGATATGGATATCGTGACCACAACCATTCCCGTAACTACAGATTCAGAAAGTCTCGAGAATTTGAGTATTGCCTTGTATTCTCCTAACAACGACAATGTTGTACATATGAAAATGGGTTGGGGAACTTATAGAGCTGAGTTGCCTATTACGATCGAACAATGGTAACTTAAGTACCTAATACTTTACTCATTCAAGTAAATTATCCTTCCACGCCAAGTCACATCAACGTTGACCGTTGTAGGTCTGGTTTTTAATATCACATCGCCGTAGCCATTGATGGTACCGGCGATGTTTTGTTTTACGTCCATGCGCCATTCTGAAGTTCCTCTATGGAAAATCCGGGCGTTTTGAATTTCTAAGTCTTCAGCATAGATTCTGCCATCGCCTTCTAGGAAGGTGATATCTGCATTTTCAACGGTGCCGCTTAGATAGAAATAACTCAAGTTGTTGGAAACGATCGTGAGATTTTGCGTGTCGAGTTCCAGACGCATGTCGCCATCTGTATTATAAAAATCTTCCTCAACGCTGGCGTCTTCAGAAAGCAATGTTAGGTTGGGATAATTGAGAACGCCTTCACTTTTAATGTCCTCGCCGGTACTGGTTCTGATTTCGGTAAGATTAGGTGATGTTATTTCAATTTGAGTGATCCCATAATCTCTGATCACATTACAACCGTTGTTATTGACAATTTGCAGCTGCCCGTCAATCACCTTGACATCTATGTCATTGAATAGGTTTTCGCCGGTAGTCACCACTACTCTTTGAACAGGACCTTGTTTGAAGGTGGCGCCCATGCGCTCAAAAATGACCACCTTGTCAAAAGGCTCTACTTCTACTTCAAAACTTTGAATGTCGCCAGCGGTTTGAGTGCAATTAAGGCCTTCTTCTGAATCGCAAGAGAGTGTGGTCACGATTAATACTGCAAGTAGCGATAGAATAGAAAGTTTTTCTAATGGCTTTATAAAATTCCAAATTCCAAATTCCAAATTCCAAAAATCAATACGGAATTCTGAATTCTTGATTCTTGATTCTTGACGGCTTGAACTCCCAACTCCTAAATCTGAACTCCTAACTTCCTTCATAACTCTGCTTTAGAATTAAAGACTTCTTTGAATCTATAGCCTATTCCTAGGCTCACGCCTTCTGCTTTGGCGCCGTGTGCTTTTACAGTGACGCTGGCAAATATGTTGTCTGTCAACCTTCTTTGTAATCCCAATCGGTTATAAAATTTGGATTCAAACTCGATAGGCTGGTACACATAATACCCAAATTGCGATAACACACTCGTTTTTCCTAAATGCA includes these proteins:
- a CDS encoding head GIN domain-containing protein gives rise to the protein MKEVRSSDLGVGSSSRQESRIKNSEFRIDFWNLEFGIWNFIKPLEKLSILSLLAVLIVTTLSCDSEEGLNCTQTAGDIQSFEVEVEPFDKVVIFERMGATFKQGPVQRVVVTTGENLFNDIDVKVIDGQLQIVNNNGCNVIRDYGITQIEITSPNLTEIRTSTGEDIKSEGVLNYPNLTLLSEDASVEEDFYNTDGDMRLELDTQNLTIVSNNLSYFYLSGTVENADITFLEGDGRIYAEDLEIQNARIFHRGTSEWRMDVKQNIAGTINGYGDVILKTRPTTVNVDVTWRGRIIYLNE
- a CDS encoding DUF2911 domain-containing protein gives rise to the protein MKNILLAAAAMAITFTATAQEFAELDKSPMDAAYYPAQATKRAFAKTDEQKAALQPQIRVLYSRPSLNGRNVFTATDEKGSGITKYGSKWRLGANESTEIMLMQNAVIGGKNLMAGRYTVVVVPQENEWTVHINSENDGWGNFSHKNDMDIVTTTIPVTTDSESLENLSIALYSPNNDNVVHMKMGWGTYRAELPITIEQW